From a single Lolium rigidum isolate FL_2022 chromosome 7, APGP_CSIRO_Lrig_0.1, whole genome shotgun sequence genomic region:
- the LOC124671300 gene encoding BTB/POZ and MATH domain-containing protein 1-like: protein MVGPSSPPPPRSTRTGPSSPPPELPGDLERALKDGRGADVKLGVGGRVFSAHRFILVARSPVFKAELSHPTTANKVTQHLEVVDMEPDIFEMLLHFVYTDSLPPCNVDQGDYGTAAMQYLLVAADRYRLDRLKMICEEKLCRRIDLKTVLSMLAVADRHCCCKRLKDACKAFISLPDVMGAVVMSDGFKDLKAAHCLGRVV, encoded by the exons ATGGTCGG accatcctcgccgccgccgccgcgttcgACGCGCACAGGaccatcctcgccgccgccggagctgccTGGCGACCTCGAGCGCGCCTTGAAGGACGGGAGGGGCGCAGACGTCAAGCTGGGCGTTGGTGGCCGGGTGTTCAGCGCGCACAGGTTCATACTCGTGGCGCGGTCGCCAGTGTTCAAGGCGGAGCTCTCTCATCCGACGACCGCTAATAAGGTCACGCAGCACCTAGAGGTCGTCGACATGGAGCCGGACATCTTCGAGATGCTTCTTCACTTCGTCTACACCGATTCACTACCACCATGTAATGTAGACCAAGGAGATTATGGTACCGCGGCGATGCAGTATCTGCTAGTCGCGGCAGATCGGTACAGGCTGGATAGACTCAAGATGATATGTGAAGAGAAACTATGCAGAAGAATTGACTTAAAAACAGTGCTGAGCATGCTGGCGGTGGCAGATCGACACTGCTGCTGCAAGCGACTCAAGGATGCCTGCAAGGCCTTCATATCACTGCCGGATGTAATGGGCGCAGTCGTGATGAGCGACGGATTCAAAGACCTCAAGGCGGCCCATTGCCTCGGCCGGGTGGTCTAA